Proteins encoded within one genomic window of bacterium:
- a CDS encoding LysR substrate-binding domain-containing protein: MELGSTGAIKQAVMANQGVSIVNQQSVRNELNSKLLIEVPIENFELYKEFYLILHRRKTKSRSLEVFLQFLKQY, translated from the coding sequence TTGGGTCTACGGGTGCGATTAAACAGGCGGTAATGGCTAATCAAGGGGTGTCGATTGTCAATCAACAAAGTGTGAGAAACGAATTAAACTCAAAATTATTAATCGAAGTCCCCATTGAGAATTTCGAGCTTTATAAAGAGTTTTATTTAATCCTTCACCGAAGAAAAACTAAATCCCGTTCTTTAGAAGTGTTCCTCCAATTCCTCAAGCAATATTAA